AATGAAACTATGAAGAACAAACATCATGACAAGGAGTGACATAAGATGAAAGTTATTTTAACAGCAGACCATGCGGGCATGACCATTCGTAATGAAGTGAAAAATCTGCTCGATGAGATGAATATTGAATATGAAGATACAGGCTGTTCATGTGAGACATCAGTGGATTACCCGGACTATGCACTGCCGGCAGCCGAACGTGTCGCCAATGGTGAGTTCAACCGCGGCATCTTTATTTGCGGTACGGGAATCGGCATGTCCATTTCTGCAAATAAGGTAAAGGGTGTCCGTTGTGCGCTCGTCCATGATGTTTACAGCGCGCAATTAACCCGTCAGCATAACGATTCCAACGTATTGGCCATGGGTGAACGTGTAATCGGACCGGGCCCGGCACGCGAAATTGCCAAAGCATGGCTTGAAACTGAATTTGATGGCGGCCGTCATGCAAACCGGATAGGCAAAGTTACCGAATACGAAAGTAAGGAATAGGACAGGTGACCAATTATGGCAGATTTATTGAATCAGGTCCACCAAGATATGGAAGCTATTCATTCGGAATGGGTTGCCAGCGGACATCTTGGCAAGGAAGTCATTTTTGTCATTGGCTGTTCAACGAGTGAAGTCGCCGGAAAGCATATTGGTACATCAGGCAGCGAGGAGGTTGCTGCAGTTATTTTTAAAGCGCTGTCAAACCTCAAAGAAGAAACCGGCATCCGGCTTGCATTTCAGTGCTGTGAACACCTGAATCGGGCAATTGTCGTGGAAAAAGAAACGATGCAACTGCACCGGCTTGAGCAGGTTTCCGCCATCCCGGTTCCTAAAGCAGGCGGTTCGATGGCTTCTTTTGCCTATAAAAATATGGACAATCCGGTCGTAGTGGAAACTATTCAGGCCGATGCCGGAATGGACATCGGCGAAACAATGATTGGCATGCATCTGAAGCGTGTCGCTGTTCCGCTCCGATT
The genomic region above belongs to Virgibacillus doumboii and contains:
- the rpiB gene encoding ribose 5-phosphate isomerase B — protein: MKVILTADHAGMTIRNEVKNLLDEMNIEYEDTGCSCETSVDYPDYALPAAERVANGEFNRGIFICGTGIGMSISANKVKGVRCALVHDVYSAQLTRQHNDSNVLAMGERVIGPGPAREIAKAWLETEFDGGRHANRIGKVTEYESKE
- a CDS encoding TIGR01440 family protein, whose amino-acid sequence is MEAIHSEWVASGHLGKEVIFVIGCSTSEVAGKHIGTSGSEEVAAVIFKALSNLKEETGIRLAFQCCEHLNRAIVVEKETMQLHRLEQVSAIPVPKAGGSMASFAYKNMDNPVVVETIQADAGMDIGETMIGMHLKRVAVPLRFDQRMIGNARVTAARTRPKLIGGKRAVYENIAANNQCT